Proteins encoded by one window of Geoalkalibacter sp.:
- a CDS encoding roadblock/LC7 domain-containing protein, with translation MPLRTILNDILTQIPGGLGAILIDWEGEAVEQVSRMDDFQLKVLGAHCGIILENLRRAAQRLDGGEIEELVIRARHQSVLVVPVTTEYFLVLTLGEEVPAARARAVARAHGARLLFEVS, from the coding sequence ATGCCGCTGAGAACCATCCTGAACGATATCCTCACGCAGATCCCTGGTGGATTGGGCGCGATTCTCATCGATTGGGAAGGCGAGGCCGTCGAGCAGGTGTCGCGCATGGACGATTTTCAGCTCAAGGTGCTGGGCGCCCATTGCGGCATCATCCTTGAAAACCTGCGCCGCGCCGCCCAGCGGCTCGACGGGGGCGAGATCGAGGAATTGGTCATACGCGCGCGGCACCAAAGCGTTCTGGTCGTGCCGGTGACGACGGAATACTTTCTGGTCCTCACCCTGGGCGAGGAGGTTCCGGCGGCGCGCGCCCGCGCCGTGGCGCGCGCTCATGGCGCCCGTCTGCTGTTTGAGGTTTCCTGA